From a single Nicotiana tabacum cultivar K326 chromosome 8, ASM71507v2, whole genome shotgun sequence genomic region:
- the LOC107800510 gene encoding uncharacterized protein LOC107800510 — MAERGGFGRGFGGRGGRGGDRGGRGRGGRRPRRPRRETEEEKWVPVTKLGRLVKDSKIRSLEQIYLHSLPIKEYQIIDTLIGPSLKDEVMKIMPVQKQTRAGQRTRFKAFVVVGDGNGHVGLGVKCSKEVATAIRGAIILAKLSVIPVRRGYWGNKIGKPHTVPCKVTGKCGSVTVRMVPAPRGAGIVAARVPKKVLQFAGIEDVFTSSRGSTKTLGNFVKATFDCLMKTYGFLTPDFWKETRFTKSPFQEYADVLSKPASKVIVHSTEEAAPETVQA; from the exons ATGGCTGAGAGAGGAGGATTTGGCCGTGGATTCGGTGGTCGTGGCGGAAGAGGCGGAGACCGCGGTGGCCGTGGCCGCGGGGGCCGCCGTCCCCGCCGTCCCCGCCGTGAAaccgaagaagaaaaatgggtcCCAGTGACCAAACTCGGAAGACTCGTGAAGGACAGCAAAATCCGTTCATTAGAACAAATCTACCTTCATTCACTACCAATCAAGGAGTACCAAATCATAGACACCCTCATCGGTCCATCTCTAAAGGACGAAGTGATGAAAATCATGCCGGTTCAGAAACAAACCCGGGCCGGACAGAGAACCCGGTTCAAGGCTTTCGTTGTTGTAGGTGACGGAAATGGACACGTGGGATTAGGCGTGAAGTGCTCGAAAGAAGTGGCGACTGCTATTCGTGGCGCGATTATATTGGCTAAACTTTCTGTGATTCCTGTGAGGAGAGGTTATTGGGGTAACAAGATTGGAAAGCCGCACACCGTGCCGTGTAAGGTTACAGGGAAATGTGGGTCTGTGACTGTGCGTATGGTGCCTGCTCCACGAGGTGCTGGTATTGTGGCGGCTAGGGTTCCTAAAAAAGTGTTGCAGTTTGCTGGTATTGAGGATGTTTTTACCTCTTCTCGTGGATCCACCAAAACCCTCGGCAACTTTGTCAag GCAACCTTCGATTGTTTAATGAAGACATACGGTTTCCTTACTCCAGACTTCTGGAAGGAGACTCGCTTCACTAAATCTCCTTTCCAAGAATACGCTGATGTCTTGTCAAAGCCTGCCAGTAAGGTTATTGTCCACTCAACTGAGGAGGCAGCACCTGAGACGGTTCAGGCTTGA